A segment of the Prochlorococcus sp. RS04 genome:
ATCCAGAAATTAATAAAATGATCGAAGATCTTCAGTTAACTCTTCAATCATTAAATTACAAAAATAAAGAAATCAAAACTATTTTGCCAATTATTATTAATGAAGTAGATTTCCTTGCAAAAAAGGAAAGTAATTTATCATTTGAAAATTTATTGAAATTAGCTATGAATTATCTAGATAAAGAAAGTAGTAATATAGCTAGCTGACGTAGTATCATAGGTTAAAAGAGAAAAAATTTATGTCATTAGATACAGCTGAAAAACAGAAGCTGATTGAGACTCATCAAGTACATCCAACTGATACAGGTTCAGCCGAAGTTCAAGTAGCACTTCTTTCAAAAAGAATATCGAAATTAAGTGACCACCTCCAAGGAAACATTCATGATTTTGCTTCAAGGCAAGGATTATTAAAAATGATTGGTAAAAGGAAAAGATTACTATCTTTCATAAAAGACAAAAACGTTCAGAGATATCAAGAGCTATTAAAGAAAATTGGAATCAGAGGATGATTTCAATTAATGAAAAAAAAGCAATCTAAAAAAAAGACACAATTTAAAAAGAAAAAAAATTATCTTGAGAAAACTGCATTTTCTAATCTAGAAAAAGCATCTAATACTGTAAATGCCCCAAAGAGATCATCTACTGGGATACCAAAATATGTTGCTGATAGAATGGCAAGAAGAATATTTTTTACAGCAGGAATTCCCACAATATTAGGGATGTCTGTTTTTGTTGTTAGCTACATTATAGTTACAAGAAATATTGCTGAGATACCTCCTTCATCAACAATTGCAATTTCAGCATTATTTTTTTTATTAGGTTTAGCAGGTTTGAGTTTTGGAATATTATCAGCTAGTTGGGATAAAGAGCCTGGTTCTTTTTTTGGTATTGAAAATATTCCAATGAACATACAACGTGCAAAAGCAGCTTTCAAACCTGCAACTCAAAATTTCGAAGACAAAAATTAATCTAAGAAACTAAAGATTTCAAATTAACTTTGAATGATTTATCTTCTAATAATTTGCATACCCCTTGAATATCTCCAACGCAAAATTGCTCGCCAAATTTAACGTAGGTAACGCTATTTTTATTTCTAACTGCAGCTAAAACTGGAATCTTTATTCCACATCTATCTTTATCTGGTTTAAATTTAGTTAAACAGTTTCTCAAGGTATTTTGTACTCTTACATCTGATGCTTGAGAACTTTCAAGATTAATTATAAGTAATTTAAGGTTATCTATTTCTCTACAATCATCAATTATTAATTGAGTCTTATCACTTTTTTTATCTATTGTTCCCCACACCAATAATCTAGTATCAGTCAAAAGAAATTCTGATAATCTTACATAGGTTTTTGGAAAAACTATCGCTTCAC
Coding sequences within it:
- the rpsO gene encoding 30S ribosomal protein S15, whose translation is MSLDTAEKQKLIETHQVHPTDTGSAEVQVALLSKRISKLSDHLQGNIHDFASRQGLLKMIGKRKRLLSFIKDKNVQRYQELLKKIGIRG
- a CDS encoding PAM68 family protein; this translates as MKKKQSKKKTQFKKKKNYLEKTAFSNLEKASNTVNAPKRSSTGIPKYVADRMARRIFFTAGIPTILGMSVFVVSYIIVTRNIAEIPPSSTIAISALFFLLGLAGLSFGILSASWDKEPGSFFGIENIPMNIQRAKAAFKPATQNFEDKN